AACTCCATCAGCATCCATTACAGGAATTTGAGTTACTTTATGTTTACGCATACGGTCTATAGCATGCGACGCTAACTCTTCGGTACGAGCTACTACTAATGGTTTGTGCTCGTATTTTTTAACTAAATCTGCTGCTGTAGTAATTTCCTCATCAAGAAAACCACACTCACGCATCCAATCGTCATTAAACATTTTACCTACATAACGGCTACCACTATCGTGGAATAGTACTACTACTACATCGTCGGGTTTAAAGTGGTCTTTCAACTGCAGTAAACCTTTTACGGCTGCTCCAGCAGAGTTCCCTACAAATATACCTTCTTCTACCGCTAACCTACGGGTATATACGGCAGCATCTTTATCGGTTACTTTTGTGAAACCATCTATTACCGAGAAATCGACATTTTTGGGTAGTATATCTTCACCAATACCCTCGGTTATGTACGAATAAATTTCGTTCTCATCAAAAATACCTGTTTCGTGGTATTTTTTAAAGACTGAGCCATACGTATCAATCCCCCATATTTTAATATTAGGATTTTTCTCTTTTAGGTATTTTCCTACTCCCGATATGGTTCCGCCCGTACCTACACCTACTATAAAGTGTGTTACCTTACCTTCTGTTTGTTCCCATATTTCGGGCCCTGTTTGCTCGTAGTGCGCTGTAGCATTCGACGGATTATCGTATTGGTTTACGTACCATGCATTTGGGGTTTCGGTAGCTAAACGTTTTGATACTGAATAGTACGAACGCGGATCCGTAGGCTCTACATCTGTAGGGCATACTACAACCTCTGCGCCTACTGCACGCAGTATATCCATTTTTTCTTTAGATTGCTTATCCGATATTACGCAAATAAGTTTGTATCCTTTAACAATAGCACCAAGTGCAAGCCCCATACCTGTATTACCCGATGTTCCTTCTATTATAGTGCCTCCTGGTTTTAATCTGCCATCCGCCTCTGCATCCTCAATCATTTTAATTGCCATTCTGTCCTTAACAGAATTTCCTGGATTAAAGGTTTCTACTTTTGCCAGTATATGGGCATTTACATCTTTGGTAATTTTATTTAATTGTACCAAGGGTGTGTTACCAATGGTTTCTAGTATGTTTTTTGCGTATTTCATTATGGCTTTGTTGTCTATTACTAATTTGTGACAAAGATATTATATCTGTAGGAAAGAAAATAGTTAATTGATACTGTTAACGGTTAGGTAAAGAAATCCCATATTACACCAAACCTAATTGTAAAATCGCGGTAGGGCTGGTTGGGTGCCGAATAAAAATCGTATCCTGTAAACCCTGAGTTGAAGTGTTCGGCTTTTAAAAACATTCTGAACTGTTTTATCTTGGCATTAATAAAAAAATCCATTAGTGGGAAATCGCCAATTTTGGTTTTTTCCTGAATGAAGAATTCTCCCAATAGCGGATTGTAATCGTTGGCGTAGTAGGATGTAAAGTACTGAAACGTAAACCCTGTTTGTATGTATAATGCTTTCTTAAAAAAATAATCCGAGTAATAAAGTGTGTTTCGGGTAACGAAATCGGGTACGTTAAGTATATTTTCAGATTGATCTACCTGTTGGTATAATACTGTATTATCTAGTCCCAATTTCCAAAACTTAAATTCTTTATTTACTTTAAACGATAAGTAGTTTATGGTATTTTGGTATTGTGAAGGTTTTACTTGTAATACTTCAATTTCTTCGGGGTTTGTATTTAAGGCCTCATTATAAAAATACAAATGGTCGTTAAGTACTGTGTATTGTGCCGATGCAGTAATCCATTTTGTGTCTGCTGCAACTTCAAAGTTATTTATCTTTTCGTTTTTAAAATCATTAGACCAATTATACGATTTGTAATCACTCTGGAACAACCTGAAATTCAAATCAGGCAATTTATTCATGTTTTGATAGCGTAATGCTACTTTATTTTTGTCATTAAACTTATAGCGCACCGATGCATCAATATTGGCTAACGATTGATCTGTTATAGCATTTGAAACTAGCAAGCTACCTTTCCAATTGTTTTTCTGGTAACTGTAGCGTGCGCCGTAGGTGTTAATCCTGTCGTTAATTGAATTGGGTATTTCAATCTCCCCATTTTCATCTAGTACTAGGCTATTGTAGTAGTAGTTGTAATTATAATCTTCTATATAAAATTCAAAATCACCAATAGTTTCATTAGAATAAGCCGCTCCGAGCATATTATACATTTTATTGTGTCTTACTTTATCGTGTACCGACTCGGTAAATACATCCCCCAAACGGTTGGAAGGTGTTAATTGGGTATATTCAAAAAACTTATTCTCGTAATTAAACCTATGATGAAGTACGATACTATTAGGATTGTCTTTACTGAGCCTGAAAGTATGATCTATAAAGTAACGATTCCCTTTAAGTAAGGACGTAGCATCGTTAAAGTAAACCTCCAATCGTGCACGCTCGGTATATGGGTCTTCGCCGCTCTCAAAGTTTTCTTTATTAACAATACCACCATTTTCTTCATTAGAAAAATCTTGGGCTGTAATATGCAGCTTTAACTTGTACCGCCTGTCTGTAGTATTGTAGCTTGTTATGAAACGGAAATTACCGTTACTTGATATGGAGTTGATGTACTTTCCTATGGAACGCAATCCTTTATAGGCAATAGCAAGGTTTAAATTTTTAGACACATTAGCTGTTATAGAGGCATCCAAAATTTGCCCTTGTTCTAGAACAGAACGATAAAATAAATCTGTAAAAGGTGTAGCTACATTATAATACTTAATATCCTCTACTTCCATATAGGCAAATTGCTTTGCTTTAAAACCAAACTCTGGAAAAGGATCATATTCTGTTATACCGTAATCAAGCGTGTTATAGGTTTGCCCGATATTGTTAAATGGTAGTAAGCCAAAAATATCTTTACGAAGATAGTTTTTAGCATATTCATCTTTTATGGTTAAAGAGGTGTCTACATAAGTAGTATCTCTCTCAATACTGATAATTTTATACATATCAATAGTAGCAACACTATCTGATACGACAGAAGGTTTTGTTCTATCGTTACGAGTACTACTATCAGTAGTATTGGTTTTTTGAGAGTTCCTTTTCTGTATCTGACTAAAAACCATTACTGGTAATAAAAGGAAACAACAAATTAAAATAAATTTTTTATACATGAATAGCCTTATAATACGTAGCAAAGATAATTTTTTTATAATGCAACAGACATAAAAAAGCCCGCTTAAATAAGCGGGCTTTTGATATAAGAATTTAATTTATTTCTTATTCAGGGTATGTTCTTGTAAGTACTATGTTCTGCGGAGCCGCACCAGTTGTACCAAATCTTAATGTATAAGAAAGATTGATAGTTCCTTCGCAGGCATCATAGGTTCCAGAAATATCACCTACATAAGTGTCTCCAACATTCTCATTGACATAAAGGTAGTTTTCTAAGAAATCAGGACCACTAAGTGTACCATCTGGTTCGATGAAAACACGTGTTTGAGAAGTTGTACCTGGAGTAAAAGTTTGGCTTAAATCAGAGATTAGTATCTCATTCGCTGCAGGACCTTGAGAAATTGTATAAGAAAATTCGTCTTCATTATCTCCTGCTACAATGTTATCTTCTGCTATACCTAACAATGAGTCTCTATTACCTGTGTTAATTCTAACAACAAACGTTAGAGGATCTGTACTGTCGTCAGGATGACCCAAAGAAATATTGTCTCTGCTAGGATCTGTTAGCGTTATTGTGAATCCAATAGAAGAAGTAACTGTTTCAGGAAAATCAATTGTTATTGTACCATTAAGGCTTCCTGCAGGAAATACTGCATAACCTAGATGGCTTATAACACCTTCTGAAGTTCCTTCAAAATCAGTAATTGTATAATCTATGGTTAATCCATTTTTGTTTGTAGGGGCATCAATAGTCAAAGGAATAACTATTTGATTGCTTAACTCACAACCTGCAATACCGTAAGCAAAATTGGGTAACGGTGCATCTTCAGTTCCTAAATCAAATGTAACCCAACCTCTATCGGAATCGCTAAAAAATTTACCGTCATTTGGGTCATTATCGCCACTACATCCAACTAAAGAAAGAGCAGCAACTACTATAAAACTATAAAATATTTTTTTCATAAAAATAATTGTTTACTTTAAATTTATACTACTCTACTTTAGTAAATCTAATAATGGTGTTTCTTGGTCCACCACCACAATTCGATAGAGCATTTTCAAGAACAGTCATCTCGAAATAAGAATCGTCAGTGGTATTATAAGAAGATCTGTCCTCAAGATCAACTGGAGCAAATGTTATAGTAGTACCTTCTGGATCATCTTGACAGGCTAAGTTAGAATCAACATTTTCTCCAAGATTTAAAAAGTTACATGCAAAGGCAATTGTTACTTCTCTAGGACCAGCATTTCCAGGATAAACAACTGCTGTAAATACTCTCTCAAAAGGAGTGTTTCCTTCCTCAAGAATAACTTCACCTGCCTCAAAACCTGGAAGATTGTTGAAATAATTTTCATTAACTTCTATGTTATAAGCTCCTAAGAAATCATCTTGTAACGGACACACTTCGTAAACGTTTACTGTGGCAGTAAGACTATCTGAAAATTCTGATGTTTCATCTACATTAGTAACGCTAATTGTAAAGGTTTTAACTGTTTCATCAACAAGACCATTATCAGTACCATTTATAACAAAAGTACCTTGATAAGACCCAGCGGGTATTGTAACTGTTGATGGAAGAGAAAATGTGTCAGGGTTGGCAGCAGACGAGTTGTCTGGTAATTCAACCTCTATATTGTATACTCTATCTGTATCAAAAACAGTACTCGAGTTAAGTGTTACGGTCGTTTCTCCAACATTGTTCTGAACTACAGGTAGTAAGTATACAGATCTAGAAAAAGAAAGGAAAGTATCATTTTGCGTAGGGTCACCATTATAGATGACCGGCTCTACATCTTCACACGAAGTAAAGATTAGTGCTATAGCTAATAGTTTAAATAATGTTTTCATTTTTATCTATTTTTTTAGTAACCAGGGTTTTGTTCTATACCAGGGTTAGCATTAATTTCATTTCTAGGGATTGGTAATGTAAATCTAAAATCCCCTGCTGGTAAACCACATGGTGCAGAGAAAGAAGCACAATCACGTGTATCACGATCTATACCTATTCCTAATTCAGCACCAAGTCGCTTAAGGTCTATGTATCTATGTCCTTCAAAGGCAAGTTCTCTTCTTCTCTCGTCCAATATGTATCTCAATGCCTCATTAGTAGTATCAAAAGATATTATAGTAGGGTTTACTGGAGGGCTAGTTATCACAATTCTACTTTGACGGAGATCTCGTAATGTATTTGCCGCATCTGTAAGCTGACCTGCACGAGCTTGTACTTCGGCTCGGATAAGTAACATTTCAGCCCATCTAACAATTTTAATATCATTAATATTTTGTCCAAAAGCACCACCTTGATATTTTCCAATCAAAAGTATACCATTATCTACTTCGGAAGTTCCTTCTAAGAGAACTCGAAGTCGAACATCCGTCAAGTCGGTATTCCCATCGCCATCAAGATCATAAAACTCAAATAAATCATAAGATAACTCGAAGAAAGGGCTTCCGTCTATACCAGCACCATTGGCGTAAAATAAAGCTACAACGCCATTATCACCGTCTTTCCTTGCAAGTGTCCATATATTTTCATTAGTAGTAAGATCTTCAGTATACATACGTTGATACGTTCCTGGATCTGTAGGATTGACCACTTCATTAGGAGGTGTAGACAATGTATAATAGTCATCTGCACCTACCGCATCTACGTAAGTACCTGCAAGTGCATAGTTACCTTGGCATAAAGCCACACGAGCTTGGAATGCTTTGATAACTCTCTCATTAATATAATACGCCTCATAATTTGTAACTGTTTCTCTCAAATAGAAATCTCCAATAAGATTAGCAGCTTCTTCAAGATCATTGTTAATGAATTCGAAAACTTCACCAGCTGTATTTCTTGGGAAGGTATCTGTAATTTCAGGAACAAAGTCCATAATTATCACTGAAGGAGAATTTGGATTTTGATATTCAGGTGTAAAGTATTGCAGTAATTCAAAATGTGCCATACCTCTTAAAGCTAGTGTTTGTGCTTTAATTTGGTTTGCTCTTTCAATGTCTGCTTCACTTTCAAGCGTTGGGAATATTCTGTCCCAAGCTCTTAAGAGTCTGTTTGCATAATTGATAAGTGCGTATCTGTTAGACCACAGAGTGTTCGCAAATTGTGTACCAGGTTGTAAGGTAAAAGAATACTCTTGATTACCTTGTCCGCTACTATCCATACCTCTTTTTATACCATCTGTAAAAAGTTCATTAAACAATATTAAATCACCTGTACCATTACTTCCTGCATCAGGAACGTAAGACGCATAAACTCCATTTAATCCCGTTTGTAAATCCTCTACGGATTGATATGCTCCTTCTTCATCTAATTCGTTAGCCTGAACAATGTCTATAGCATCGTCACAGGATGCGAATCCTAAGAATAAAGCAAATAAGCTAAATTTAAATATTTTTTTCATAGTCAATTTTTTAGAAATTAATAACAGCACCAAATGTATATATCTTAGGTGTTGGGTAGTTACCTCTATCTGTAGTTCTAAAGCCTCCTTCAGCATCCCAACCTCTCCAAGAACTGAAAGTTACAAGGTTCTCTCCTTGTACAAAGAATCGTAAACCTGTAATAGGAAGATCTTCTAACAAATCTTTACTAAAAGAGTATCCAAACTGGATGTTTCTTAATCTAAGGAAAGATGCATCCTCTAAGTATCTATCTGAAGTGTTAATGTAATCTACACTACCATATGGGCTACCAATACGTGGTACACTTGTAATATCTCCAGGGTTTTGCCATACTGTAGCAGTACTAGTAACTCTATTAGAGTTTAAATCAAGCGCACTAGTATCCTCAAGCCCTGCATAATCAAGGTTATTTCTGTAAAGGTCTGCAAAGTAGCTCCATTGCGTATTAAATTCAAAACCTTTGTAGCTTACGGCTGTACCAAAACCACCTTGCCATACTGGATAAATTGATTTACCAGTATCTACTCTATCAGCATCAGTAAGCTCTTCAGTAAGACCTCCGTCGATTGTACGGAATAATGCATTACCATTAGATGGGTTAACACCTGCGTACTCCACCAAATAGAATACTCCTATTGGAGAACCTTCGATTGTTGCTGTAGAACCGCCTCCAGTAACAATGCCTTCAAAAGCTTCTGGCAAATCTCTAATATTATTTCTGTTGTATGATGTATTACCATTTACTTCAATTCTCCAGTCAGCTTTATCATATATAACATATCTCAAACTTAACTCAAAACCTTCATTCTCCATTGCACCGATATTAGTAGGTAAAGATGAACTCGCATTTATAGGAGATATTGGCGTACTCTGGAAAAGGTCTGTAGTAAGTTTTCTATAAACATCAAAACTACCTGTTAATTTATTTTGCCAAACACCAAAGTCAACACCTAAGTTAGTTTGCTCTGTAGTTTCCCAACGTAAGTCTCCATTAGCAATTTGCGAAGGGAATGTAGCATTAGTTCCATTGTAACCGCTACCAGCATTATATAGATTACGGTAGCCATTAAGTACTGAATACTGAGCATTATTAATACGCTGGTTACCAGAGGTACCATAAGAACCTCTAAGTTTAAGCATGTTGAAAGCAGAACCACTCATAAAAGACTCGCTATCTAAATTCCAACGACCACCTACTGACCAGAATGTACCCCATTGATTATCATCTACGAATCTGAATGAAGCATCACGCCTAACTGTTGCAGAAACACCAAATCTTCCATCATAGTCGTAATCCGCATTAGCAAAATAAGAGAACAATCCTTCTGAAAGCTTATTGGAACCTACACCTGGTATATA
The Flavobacterium litorale genome window above contains:
- a CDS encoding RagB/SusD family nutrient uptake outer membrane protein, yielding MKKIFKFSLFALFLGFASCDDAIDIVQANELDEEGAYQSVEDLQTGLNGVYASYVPDAGSNGTGDLILFNELFTDGIKRGMDSSGQGNQEYSFTLQPGTQFANTLWSNRYALINYANRLLRAWDRIFPTLESEADIERANQIKAQTLALRGMAHFELLQYFTPEYQNPNSPSVIIMDFVPEITDTFPRNTAGEVFEFINNDLEEAANLIGDFYLRETVTNYEAYYINERVIKAFQARVALCQGNYALAGTYVDAVGADDYYTLSTPPNEVVNPTDPGTYQRMYTEDLTTNENIWTLARKDGDNGVVALFYANGAGIDGSPFFELSYDLFEFYDLDGDGNTDLTDVRLRVLLEGTSEVDNGILLIGKYQGGAFGQNINDIKIVRWAEMLLIRAEVQARAGQLTDAANTLRDLRQSRIVITSPPVNPTIISFDTTNEALRYILDERRRELAFEGHRYIDLKRLGAELGIGIDRDTRDCASFSAPCGLPAGDFRFTLPIPRNEINANPGIEQNPGY
- a CDS encoding putative porin, which produces MVFSQIQKRNSQKTNTTDSSTRNDRTKPSVVSDSVATIDMYKIISIERDTTYVDTSLTIKDEYAKNYLRKDIFGLLPFNNIGQTYNTLDYGITEYDPFPEFGFKAKQFAYMEVEDIKYYNVATPFTDLFYRSVLEQGQILDASITANVSKNLNLAIAYKGLRSIGKYINSISSNGNFRFITSYNTTDRRYKLKLHITAQDFSNEENGGIVNKENFESGEDPYTERARLEVYFNDATSLLKGNRYFIDHTFRLSKDNPNSIVLHHRFNYENKFFEYTQLTPSNRLGDVFTESVHDKVRHNKMYNMLGAAYSNETIGDFEFYIEDYNYNYYYNSLVLDENGEIEIPNSINDRINTYGARYSYQKNNWKGSLLVSNAITDQSLANIDASVRYKFNDKNKVALRYQNMNKLPDLNFRLFQSDYKSYNWSNDFKNEKINNFEVAADTKWITASAQYTVLNDHLYFYNEALNTNPEEIEVLQVKPSQYQNTINYLSFKVNKEFKFWKLGLDNTVLYQQVDQSENILNVPDFVTRNTLYYSDYFFKKALYIQTGFTFQYFTSYYANDYNPLLGEFFIQEKTKIGDFPLMDFFINAKIKQFRMFLKAEHFNSGFTGYDFYSAPNQPYRDFTIRFGVIWDFFT
- a CDS encoding pyridoxal-phosphate dependent enzyme — translated: MKYAKNILETIGNTPLVQLNKITKDVNAHILAKVETFNPGNSVKDRMAIKMIEDAEADGRLKPGGTIIEGTSGNTGMGLALGAIVKGYKLICVISDKQSKEKMDILRAVGAEVVVCPTDVEPTDPRSYYSVSKRLATETPNAWYVNQYDNPSNATAHYEQTGPEIWEQTEGKVTHFIVGVGTGGTISGVGKYLKEKNPNIKIWGIDTYGSVFKKYHETGIFDENEIYSYITEGIGEDILPKNVDFSVIDGFTKVTDKDAAVYTRRLAVEEGIFVGNSAGAAVKGLLQLKDHFKPDDVVVVLFHDSGSRYVGKMFNDDWMRECGFLDEEITTAADLVKKYEHKPLVVARTEELASHAIDRMRKHKVTQIPVMDADGVAGSINETKLFDSYVADKAIADKPIKDIMGKPYPIVEATTSLDEVAKLINNDNQAVLVALPNNKHHIITKHDIVSAIQ